A window from Lactobacillus intestinalis encodes these proteins:
- the cas4 gene encoding CRISPR-associated protein Cas4: protein MRITGNMVNYFFVCKRKLWLFQHQIGFEQTSERVMLGKLLDKTSYQGRGLHHVMIDNLIDIDMVENWQLIHEVKKSNALEPAAVWQLKYYIYYLRKKGISISKGLLDYPRLKKCVKIDYTSKDEEIMENYISEIEQICKQSTPPKPELKSICKSCAFYEYCFS, encoded by the coding sequence ATGCGAATAACAGGTAATATGGTGAATTATTTCTTTGTTTGTAAAAGAAAACTATGGCTCTTCCAACATCAAATAGGATTTGAGCAAACCAGTGAACGCGTTATGTTAGGAAAATTATTGGATAAAACTAGCTATCAGGGTCGTGGTTTACACCATGTGATGATAGATAACCTAATTGATATTGATATGGTTGAAAATTGGCAATTAATTCATGAAGTAAAGAAGAGTAATGCGCTTGAACCGGCAGCCGTATGGCAATTAAAATATTATATTTATTACTTACGAAAGAAAGGGATAAGTATTTCTAAAGGCTTGCTGGATTATCCACGCCTTAAGAAATGTGTAAAAATTGACTATACAAGTAAAGATGAAGAAATAATGGAAAATTATATTTCAGAAATTGAACAGATTTGCAAGCAATCTACTCCGCCTAAACCCGAGCTTAAGTCAATTTGTAAATCATGTGCATTTTATGAATATTGCTTTTCTTAG
- a CDS encoding CRISPR-associated helicase/endonuclease Cas3: MNNYLAKSLNQSEGNHCETIVEHTNNLLRQYNLLKQTYPDIFQNFWLCQNTFNNMLKQPNIHGKDDWRLLEIACAYHDLGKMNLRFQKKVKAEKSYCEDEIPHALLSITMLPIEELKKQYTKEELIALIFAIKWHHERDLGNIDKEYYEREIETLRKEFDGFDYSKLNFPIHPQEPTKIRVQYLKNHLGHRLSYANEPNIFDEFVMLKGLLNRIDYAASGHYEIESKSRVYLSQNILQHWRKDNPTTNWNDLQDWTYKNRNESIIVVGQTGLGKTESALRWLDNSKSFFVLPLKSAIDSIYDRISKIVFQNNSHENLALLHSDMMSKALSEKFNKEESFDEFVNEERSWSKQLSIATLDQIFSFVYHYKNYEPKLATLAYSKIVIDEIQMYSPDLLGYLIFGLKEVQKYGGKFEIMTATLPPFLVDLLKSHGLRFKQAPQPFLDSKVDHRHKVKVLHKQINSDDIIKMTCHQKTLVVCNTVKSATKLYSELKQKGILNIHLIHSRFIRKDRSKKEKEILEFGQKENQKAGIWIGTQVVEASLDIDFDLLITELSEMCGLFQRMGRCYRKRNYEGKEPNVYVFDGGDKPTSGIHKSTHEYKREERHSVVDYHLFNLSKKAIAKLDGYLTESNKLKLINENYATDKLLDIENCKLIEKVNDCIKYLDDLAFLNTPISKEKAINDFRDINTVDVIPEKVFLEYKDEIESAAQTLNTHLKKEDFPDQVTYKKQCQILVQEKIKAREIINNYLVSIPFYVNNKVSKHRWMENDLINKFGYRILPADFDYDSETGLSYRDGANLNNEIDYDDNMF; encoded by the coding sequence ATGAATAACTATTTAGCCAAGTCTTTAAATCAATCTGAAGGAAACCACTGTGAGACGATTGTAGAACATACTAATAATTTGTTGAGGCAATATAATTTATTGAAACAAACGTATCCTGACATATTTCAAAACTTTTGGCTTTGTCAGAATACGTTTAATAATATGTTGAAGCAGCCAAATATTCATGGCAAGGATGACTGGCGTCTCTTAGAAATTGCTTGTGCTTATCATGATTTAGGTAAAATGAATTTACGCTTTCAGAAAAAAGTAAAGGCTGAGAAAAGTTATTGTGAAGATGAAATTCCGCATGCCTTGTTAAGTATTACAATGCTTCCAATTGAGGAGTTGAAAAAACAATATACAAAAGAAGAACTCATAGCCTTAATTTTTGCAATAAAATGGCATCATGAACGTGATCTTGGAAATATAGATAAAGAATATTACGAGAGAGAAATAGAGACTTTAAGGAAAGAATTTGATGGTTTTGATTATTCGAAATTAAATTTTCCAATACATCCTCAGGAACCCACTAAAATAAGAGTTCAATATCTGAAGAATCACTTAGGACATCGATTATCATATGCGAATGAACCAAATATTTTTGATGAATTTGTAATGCTAAAGGGATTGCTTAATCGCATTGACTATGCTGCTTCTGGCCATTATGAAATTGAATCTAAATCACGTGTGTATTTGAGTCAAAATATTCTTCAACATTGGCGAAAAGATAATCCTACTACTAACTGGAACGATTTACAAGATTGGACTTATAAAAATCGAAATGAGAGTATTATTGTAGTGGGACAAACTGGATTGGGAAAAACTGAATCAGCACTTAGATGGCTTGATAATTCTAAATCGTTCTTTGTCTTACCTCTAAAAAGTGCAATAGATTCTATTTACGATAGAATTTCTAAAATAGTTTTTCAAAATAATAGTCATGAAAATTTAGCACTTCTTCATTCTGATATGATGTCTAAAGCCTTATCGGAAAAATTTAATAAAGAAGAATCTTTTGATGAATTTGTAAATGAAGAACGAAGTTGGTCTAAACAGTTGTCTATTGCTACGCTTGATCAAATTTTTAGTTTTGTATATCATTATAAAAATTATGAACCTAAACTTGCTACTCTTGCTTATTCTAAGATCGTAATTGATGAAATTCAAATGTATTCTCCAGATCTTTTAGGATATTTGATTTTTGGACTGAAAGAAGTGCAAAAATATGGCGGAAAATTTGAAATTATGACTGCAACATTACCTCCATTTTTGGTAGATTTACTAAAAAGTCATGGTTTAAGATTTAAACAAGCACCGCAGCCATTTTTGGATTCTAAAGTAGACCATCGACATAAAGTTAAAGTTCTCCATAAACAAATTAACTCAGACGATATTATTAAGATGACTTGTCATCAAAAAACGCTAGTAGTATGTAATACCGTTAAATCTGCAACTAAATTATATTCAGAATTAAAGCAAAAAGGAATATTGAATATCCATTTGATTCATAGTAGATTTATTCGAAAAGATCGAAGTAAAAAGGAAAAGGAGATACTTGAATTTGGTCAAAAAGAAAATCAAAAAGCTGGAATTTGGATAGGAACGCAGGTTGTTGAAGCCTCATTAGATATAGACTTTGATTTGTTAATTACTGAACTCTCTGAAATGTGTGGTCTTTTTCAAAGAATGGGTAGATGCTATCGAAAGCGCAATTATGAAGGTAAAGAGCCAAATGTTTACGTTTTTGATGGTGGAGACAAACCTACGAGTGGAATTCATAAGAGTACGCATGAATATAAGAGAGAGGAAAGACATTCTGTTGTTGATTATCATCTTTTTAATCTATCTAAAAAAGCTATTGCTAAGCTAGATGGATATTTAACAGAATCAAATAAATTAAAACTAATTAATGAGAACTATGCTACGGATAAATTACTAGATATTGAAAATTGCAAACTTATTGAGAAGGTTAATGATTGTATTAAATATTTAGATGATTTAGCATTTTTGAATACACCAATAAGTAAAGAAAAAGCTATAAATGATTTTAGAGATATCAATACAGTAGATGTTATTCCCGAAAAAGTATTTCTTGAATATAAAGATGAAATTGAATCAGCTGCTCAAACTTTGAATACTCATCTTAAAAAAGAAGATTTTCCGGATCAAGTAACATATAAAAAACAATGTCAAATTCTTGTACAAGAAAAAATTAAAGCGCGAGAAATAATCAATAATTATTTAGTCTCAATTCCGTTTTATGTAAACAATAAAGTTTCTAAACATAGATGGATGGAAAACGATTTAATCAATAAATTTGGATATAGAATTTTACCAGCGGACTTTGATTATGATTCTGAAACTGGATTGTCTTATCGAGATGGTGCTAATCTGAATAATGAAATTGATTATGATGATAATATGTTTTAG
- the cas1b gene encoding type I-B CRISPR-associated endonuclease Cas1b: MEDYYLFSSGKLERKDNTVRLTRSDGKYKDLKIEVTRSIYLFGEVSTNTKCLNYLAQKKIPIHYYNYYGFYSGSFYPREENVSGTLLIQQVQAYTDSHRRLYYAKRFVLGAAKNLSRNLRYYQRRERDLNKSIKEITSLIPQINEANSVEELMGIEGTIHRKYYAAWNRIFIPDVEFSKRVRRPPDNMINTLISFLNGLMYTTCLSEIYVTQLNPTVSYLHSAMDRRFSLCLDISEIFKPIIVDRLIFSLINKNMVTEKDFNKESNFCYLSDRVKRLIVGEYDKYLKQKVRYKALHRDVSYRHLIRLECYKLIKSLVEGEAYAPYIMGW; this comes from the coding sequence ATGGAAGATTATTATTTATTTTCTTCAGGAAAATTGGAACGCAAAGATAATACAGTTAGATTGACAAGATCGGATGGAAAATATAAGGATCTAAAAATTGAGGTTACAAGAAGTATATATTTATTCGGTGAAGTTTCGACTAATACTAAGTGTTTAAATTATCTTGCTCAGAAGAAAATTCCTATACATTATTACAATTACTATGGATTTTACAGTGGATCATTTTATCCCCGGGAAGAAAATGTGTCTGGCACACTCTTAATTCAGCAAGTACAGGCATATACAGATTCTCATAGAAGACTTTATTATGCTAAAAGATTTGTTTTAGGGGCCGCTAAGAATTTATCAAGAAACTTGAGGTATTATCAAAGAAGAGAAAGAGATTTAAATAAAAGTATAAAAGAAATTACATCTCTAATTCCACAGATAAATGAAGCGAATAGTGTTGAAGAATTGATGGGAATTGAAGGCACAATTCACAGAAAATATTATGCAGCTTGGAATCGTATTTTTATTCCAGATGTAGAATTTTCAAAAAGGGTTCGAAGACCACCTGATAATATGATAAACACGCTTATTTCGTTTTTAAATGGTTTAATGTATACAACTTGTTTGTCAGAAATATATGTGACTCAACTTAATCCAACTGTAAGTTATTTACATAGTGCAATGGATAGGAGATTTTCCTTATGTCTTGATATATCGGAAATATTTAAACCGATAATAGTAGATAGGTTAATCTTTTCACTTATTAATAAAAATATGGTTACTGAAAAAGATTTTAATAAAGAATCGAATTTTTGTTATTTGTCTGATAGAGTAAAACGGTTAATTGTTGGTGAGTATGATAAGTATTTGAAACAAAAAGTTAGGTATAAAGCTTTGCATAGGGATGTATCTTATAGACATTTAATTCGATTGGAATGTTATAAGTTGATAAAATCTCTCGTTGAAGGAGAAGCATATGCCCCTTACATTATGGGATGGTAG
- the cas2 gene encoding CRISPR-associated endonuclease Cas2 gives MYIILVYDIVMDKQGSKVSRHVFKICKKYLTHVQNSVFEGELTKAQLARLRSELNRWIRKDVDSVIIFKNRNKNWLDKEFMGQDLTDLTSNIF, from the coding sequence ATGTATATAATTTTGGTTTATGACATTGTAATGGATAAACAAGGTTCTAAAGTAAGTAGACATGTTTTTAAAATTTGTAAAAAATACTTAACTCATGTTCAAAATTCTGTTTTTGAGGGAGAATTAACCAAGGCACAGCTTGCAAGACTGCGAAGTGAATTAAATAGATGGATTAGAAAAGATGTTGATTCAGTAATTATATTTAAAAATAGAAATAAGAATTGGCTTGATAAAGAATTTATGGGACAGGATTTGACGGATTTAACATCGAATATTTTTTAA
- the cas5b gene encoding type I-B CRISPR-associated protein Cas5b has product MKVIRVKLHQETANYRVPASHGFRESYPLPPYSTVIGMVHYLCDFYEYHPMQVSIQGSYVSTTSDFFTRYEFKNGMKFDPERHQLNAEGFGISRGIGHVQLLYDVNLILHIKPNDESELDTIYHALKYPREFPNLGRREDLANFEDVKIVDIEEKDEDVPVNHSAYIPVQMSEDVGLEDDGVGNKGTHYYLNKNYKLVTIRKGQTQRRWNKVEAIYASGFVVYKAYVDEDGNVVFLV; this is encoded by the coding sequence ATGAAGGTAATTAGAGTTAAATTGCACCAAGAAACTGCTAATTATCGAGTTCCGGCTAGTCATGGGTTTCGTGAAAGTTATCCCTTACCTCCTTATTCTACAGTGATAGGGATGGTTCACTACTTATGTGATTTTTATGAATATCATCCAATGCAAGTTAGTATTCAAGGTTCATATGTATCAACAACTAGTGATTTTTTTACACGATATGAATTCAAAAATGGTATGAAATTTGATCCAGAAAGACACCAGTTAAATGCTGAAGGTTTTGGAATTAGTAGAGGTATTGGTCATGTTCAGTTGCTTTATGATGTAAATTTAATATTGCATATCAAGCCTAATGATGAAAGTGAACTGGATACTATTTATCATGCTTTAAAGTATCCTCGTGAATTTCCAAATTTGGGTCGACGAGAAGATTTGGCAAATTTTGAAGATGTAAAGATTGTTGATATAGAAGAAAAAGATGAAGATGTACCCGTAAATCATAGCGCATATATACCTGTTCAAATGTCTGAAGATGTGGGTCTAGAAGATGATGGTGTGGGAAATAAAGGGACACATTATTATTTAAATAAGAATTATAAGTTGGTAACAATTAGAAAAGGTCAGACACAACGTCGGTGGAATAAAGTTGAGGCAATATATGCTTCTGGATTTGTAGTTTATAAGGCATATGTTGATGAAGATGGTAATGTAGTATTCTTAGTTTAG
- a CDS encoding alpha/beta hydrolase → MGANRKNIPDNLIMYSGAGTQNYVADVLVPVSGVEARKYIYQGTAKSYTQITVTGKLAQHSALPQNSQVIELIQRYILEQQSRRRTPADRRP, encoded by the coding sequence TTGGGTGCAAATAGAAAGAATATTCCGGATAATTTAATTATGTATTCGGGAGCGGGAACGCAGAACTATGTGGCTGATGTGCTTGTGCCTGTATCTGGTGTAGAAGCTAGAAAATATATTTATCAAGGCACAGCTAAAAGCTACACTCAGATTACCGTTACAGGTAAATTGGCTCAACATTCGGCGTTGCCACAAAACAGTCAAGTAATTGAATTAATCCAACGTTATATTTTAGAGCAACAATCTCGTCGAAGAACACCAGCAGATCGGCGTCCATAA
- the cas8a1 gene encoding type I-B CRISPR-associated protein Cas8b1/Cst1: protein MEDTNTTTVNFRINSWMENAGIVGLLRILKNDPRYLNSYSMSESAVKLDPKVLDDFSDLYFKFFIKNYGQVIRYSKIIEEENWLKTLKDKDFKDFDEKDLKRLTDWFDNIVKYSVNSASYKKVIKFINSDFDVKAEVKSCNKKIRTLNKKNFLTKNSDEAKEILQELINQLLKIIEYFSTSQAKKYFPAKTLNYIIINKAWNGVSFLNSQTKNLDFYEDYQNYFVVPVQEYLQEDHAKDKYVCSTCGRPVKKLKYSYGFINNMGYDLNKKTSNAWNFKNDLYICPICQFLYSLIPVGFTYNMCGQGIFINENSSIRNLQGKNDLVFSNMMRKISDSTRTSPYRALSAAFKDEEASGQHAPLGNIQLITYDTDHYNFQIVPIVASKVLTKAVEHTYSVTRTGKVKSYLASLYNAGISNFRGVNYYGILDSVMNCLFNNTNLFSIIYQLELLKLSNTEGCFYNDFQIMTVIRMNGWFLNELHKYRGSKIMKIEENKLTKVRGCGMYVRMGYDNENKAKSLAYKMLEALRTNNIDRFMELLLNAYLYLDKTVPKIFIETQSETEVFKDYAFAFIAGLIGNSEKEENN, encoded by the coding sequence ATGGAGGACACCAATACTACCACTGTTAATTTTAGAATAAATAGTTGGATGGAAAATGCTGGGATAGTTGGACTGCTGAGAATTCTAAAAAACGATCCCAGATATTTAAATAGCTATAGCATGAGTGAAAGCGCTGTAAAATTAGATCCGAAAGTATTAGATGATTTTTCTGATTTATATTTTAAATTCTTTATTAAAAATTATGGACAAGTCATTAGATATTCCAAAATTATTGAGGAGGAAAACTGGCTTAAAACTCTTAAAGATAAGGATTTTAAGGACTTCGACGAAAAAGATTTAAAGAGATTAACTGATTGGTTTGATAATATTGTAAAATATTCCGTCAATTCAGCTAGTTATAAAAAGGTTATTAAATTTATAAATAGTGATTTTGATGTTAAAGCAGAAGTTAAAAGTTGTAATAAGAAAATAAGAACTTTAAATAAAAAGAACTTTTTAACTAAAAATTCTGATGAAGCCAAAGAAATATTACAAGAACTAATTAATCAGCTCTTGAAAATCATTGAATATTTTAGTACAAGTCAAGCTAAAAAATATTTTCCAGCGAAGACATTGAACTATATTATTATCAATAAAGCATGGAATGGTGTGTCTTTTCTTAATTCTCAGACAAAAAATTTGGACTTTTATGAAGATTATCAAAATTACTTTGTAGTACCAGTTCAAGAATACTTACAAGAAGATCATGCTAAAGATAAATATGTATGTTCAACATGTGGACGACCTGTAAAGAAGTTAAAATACTCATATGGTTTTATAAACAATATGGGTTATGATTTAAATAAAAAAACAAGTAATGCGTGGAATTTTAAAAATGACCTGTATATTTGTCCAATTTGTCAATTTTTGTATTCACTAATACCGGTGGGATTTACATATAATATGTGTGGCCAAGGGATTTTTATTAATGAAAATTCTTCAATTAGAAATTTGCAAGGAAAAAATGATCTTGTTTTCAGTAATATGATGAGAAAGATTAGCGATAGCACCCGAACTAGTCCATATCGAGCTCTTTCGGCTGCCTTTAAAGATGAGGAAGCAAGTGGACAACACGCTCCTTTGGGCAATATTCAATTGATTACATATGATACAGATCATTATAATTTTCAAATTGTTCCAATTGTTGCTTCTAAAGTATTAACTAAAGCTGTGGAACATACCTATAGTGTGACACGAACTGGTAAAGTTAAGAGTTATTTAGCTAGCTTGTACAATGCTGGAATTAGTAATTTCAGGGGTGTGAATTATTACGGTATTTTAGATAGTGTAATGAATTGTTTGTTTAATAATACTAATTTATTTAGTATTATCTACCAATTGGAATTGTTGAAATTGAGCAACACAGAGGGTTGTTTTTACAATGATTTTCAAATAATGACTGTGATTCGCATGAACGGATGGTTCTTAAATGAACTACATAAGTATCGAGGAAGCAAAATTATGAAAATAGAAGAGAATAAATTAACAAAAGTTCGTGGTTGCGGGATGTATGTGAGAATGGGCTATGATAATGAAAATAAGGCTAAGTCATTAGCTTATAAAATGCTTGAAGCACTTCGTACTAATAATATCGATAGATTTATGGAGCTGTTGCTTAATGCGTATTTATATTTAGATAAAACCGTACCTAAGATTTTTATTGAAACTCAGTCTGAGACCGAAGTATTCAAAGATTATGCTTTTGCATTTATTGCAGGGTTAATTGGTAATAGTGAAAAAGAAGAGAATAATTAA
- a CDS encoding bacteriocin immunity protein, which yields MAAIDEEYRIRNDIKNILYYDPEIKKNTELMNIFRIAYERRDAGKPMREVALALDKSLAAYITNHKEVPESVIRLHKNMMELSEIDH from the coding sequence ATGGCTGCGATAGATGAAGAGTATAGAATCAGAAATGATATCAAAAACATTTTGTATTATGATCCTGAAATTAAAAAGAATACTGAATTAATGAATATTTTTAGGATCGCTTATGAAAGAAGAGATGCCGGTAAACCAATGCGAGAAGTTGCTCTTGCATTAGATAAATCACTGGCAGCTTATATTACTAATCATAAGGAAGTTCCTGAAAGTGTCATCAGACTTCACAAGAATATGATGGAGCTTAGTGAAATCGACCACTAA
- a CDS encoding RNA-guided endonuclease TnpB family protein, which produces MDQAVTIKAKLLNIDDQTTHAFIKTMTAYRDACNFVSQYVFDHDFEFRFSQLNQALYHDLRDLFGLKSQMAQSVIRNVVARYKTIKTQLKQTPFRYNTGEKDAQGHAIWSQIPRDLTWLWRPVRFKRLQLDLQRNRDWSYLNTSSQLSLNTLMGRKKVDFVCKNFDQYLDASRWKFGSIKLLQFKNNWYVHLSATTSFSEYELKQTQHIVGIDRGLRFLAACYDEQGQTLLCSGQKVLRTRRKYKKLRAQLQAKGTKSAKRRLKKIGQRENRFISDVNHRLTKTLVDHYGPNTIFALEDLTNVRFATEKAAKKRRYEMVSWTFYQFEQFLAYKANLNSSTVVKVSPRFTSQRCPKCGRIRKENRNHELHLYICDKCGYKSNDDRLAAMNIQFLGEQYHKGVKIPKFTKLRSAE; this is translated from the coding sequence TTGGATCAGGCAGTAACGATTAAAGCCAAGCTCCTTAATATTGATGATCAAACTACACACGCTTTTATAAAAACCATGACTGCATACAGAGATGCCTGCAACTTCGTCTCACAGTATGTTTTTGACCATGATTTTGAGTTTCGATTTTCTCAGCTAAATCAAGCCCTTTATCATGATTTGAGAGACTTGTTTGGGCTCAAAAGTCAAATGGCTCAATCGGTTATCAGAAATGTTGTTGCTCGCTATAAAACAATCAAAACCCAATTGAAGCAAACACCGTTTCGCTATAATACTGGGGAAAAAGATGCGCAGGGCCATGCTATCTGGTCGCAGATTCCGCGTGATCTCACTTGGCTTTGGCGTCCAGTTAGGTTTAAGCGTCTTCAGCTTGATCTTCAGCGCAATCGCGACTGGTCTTATTTAAATACAAGCAGCCAGCTTTCTTTGAATACCTTAATGGGGAGAAAGAAAGTTGATTTTGTCTGCAAAAATTTCGACCAGTATCTTGATGCTAGCCGTTGGAAGTTTGGCTCAATTAAGCTGCTTCAGTTCAAAAATAATTGGTATGTCCACCTTAGTGCGACCACGTCCTTTTCTGAATATGAATTAAAGCAGACCCAGCATATCGTTGGGATTGACCGCGGCCTGCGCTTTTTGGCTGCCTGCTATGACGAACAGGGCCAGACTCTGCTTTGCAGCGGACAAAAAGTATTGCGCACCAGGCGCAAATATAAGAAACTCCGTGCTCAGCTTCAAGCCAAAGGCACTAAGTCTGCCAAGCGAAGACTTAAAAAGATCGGTCAGCGAGAGAACCGTTTTATAAGCGATGTTAATCATCGCCTTACCAAGACACTCGTTGATCATTACGGTCCCAATACTATCTTTGCTTTAGAAGACTTAACCAATGTCCGCTTTGCGACTGAGAAAGCTGCCAAAAAGCGTCGCTATGAAATGGTTTCTTGGACTTTTTACCAGTTTGAGCAGTTTTTAGCTTACAAGGCTAATTTGAATTCTTCAACTGTTGTTAAAGTTTCTCCAAGATTTACCAGCCAGCGCTGTCCTAAGTGCGGAAGGATCCGCAAGGAGAACCGGAATCATGAGCTGCATCTCTACATTTGTGATAAGTGTGGCTACAAATCCAATGACGATCGCTTAGCAGCCATGAATATCCAGTTCTTGGGCGAACAGTACCACAAAGGTGTTAAAATACCTAAATTTACTAAATTAAGATCTGCCGAGTAA
- the cas7i gene encoding type I-B CRISPR-associated protein Cas7/Cst2/DevR, translating into MIQDNMGLTVTIVFQASSANYGESLGNVAFLKKLTRGDGQQYSYISRQAIRYNIVQQLGEKEATLEAEGSGDKKVIQFAKDASIKDFSEIDFFGYMKTEKGTNSSIRSARVRLSNAISQEPYEGDTDFLTNMSLAQRIRKATGDNTIRNSIAQSEIQHSYHVYTLTIDLDQIGIDDNDGTNLDASEKNRRVAKLLDVIQYLYRDIRGRREDLKPLFIIGGVYDIKNPVFENAVKVKNAKIDIESIQSVLDDPRVEDNTNIGFVNGAFDNSQEIKNKLNAVTVAKFMTDLKKKVAEYYEGN; encoded by the coding sequence ATGATTCAGGATAATATGGGACTAACAGTAACTATCGTTTTTCAAGCTTCAAGCGCTAATTATGGTGAGAGCTTAGGTAATGTAGCCTTTCTTAAAAAACTTACTCGTGGAGATGGTCAGCAATACTCTTACATTTCACGCCAAGCAATTCGCTATAACATTGTTCAACAACTTGGTGAAAAAGAAGCAACTTTAGAGGCTGAAGGCAGTGGTGATAAAAAGGTAATTCAGTTTGCTAAGGACGCATCTATTAAAGATTTTTCGGAAATTGATTTCTTTGGTTATATGAAAACTGAAAAAGGTACTAATTCATCTATTAGATCAGCTCGGGTACGTCTTTCAAATGCTATTAGTCAAGAACCCTATGAGGGAGATACCGATTTTTTAACTAATATGTCATTAGCTCAAAGAATTCGTAAAGCTACGGGTGATAATACAATCCGTAACAGTATTGCGCAATCAGAAATTCAACATTCGTATCATGTTTACACCTTAACAATTGATTTAGATCAAATTGGAATCGACGATAATGATGGTACTAATTTGGATGCAAGTGAAAAAAATCGTCGTGTTGCCAAATTATTAGATGTAATTCAATATTTATATCGTGATATTAGAGGTCGTCGTGAGGACTTAAAGCCCCTTTTCATTATAGGTGGGGTTTATGATATTAAAAATCCAGTGTTTGAAAATGCTGTTAAAGTTAAGAATGCTAAGATTGACATTGAATCAATTCAAAGTGTTCTTGATGATCCAAGAGTTGAAGATAATACTAATATTGGATTTGTAAATGGCGCATTTGATAATAGTCAAGAGATTAAAAATAAATTGAATGCAGTGACAGTAGCTAAGTTTATGACAGATTTAAAGAAAAAGGTTGCTGAATATTATGAAGGTAATTAG
- a CDS encoding LysR family transcriptional regulator produces MIDLELLEELVVFQKYGTLSATAEHLMITQPSVTRGMKRLEQELGVELFNRQVNRITLNETGELAASEAKKLLQAENDFTEKILNFSKMQNYINIGSVAPGPLLLTEAKKDDFKEKLTFNHQLVSQNHVLSDLRTYKERLIFTAEEFDEEDIESMYLGTEELAVRIDKMNPLAQKKSVTFKDLAGLSFLVVQDIGPWVQVIEDHIPEVQFLYQKDLPALDELTHYSNFPVFRTNLTLATGYKERDDDNRILVPIKDEDNYIELYGTYLKNQRSVIQPFLKELAKNWPK; encoded by the coding sequence ATGATAGATTTAGAATTATTAGAAGAATTAGTTGTCTTTCAAAAATATGGAACTTTGAGTGCAACTGCTGAGCATTTAATGATTACTCAACCAAGCGTTACACGAGGAATGAAAAGATTAGAGCAAGAATTGGGTGTTGAGCTTTTTAATCGCCAAGTAAATCGTATAACTTTAAATGAAACTGGCGAGCTTGCTGCATCAGAAGCTAAGAAACTGCTTCAGGCAGAAAATGATTTTACCGAAAAGATTTTAAACTTCAGTAAAATGCAAAACTATATTAATATTGGTTCGGTTGCTCCCGGTCCACTATTGTTAACTGAAGCAAAAAAAGACGATTTCAAAGAGAAACTAACTTTCAACCATCAATTAGTTTCCCAAAATCATGTTCTTTCAGATTTAAGAACATATAAGGAGAGGCTCATCTTTACCGCTGAAGAATTCGACGAAGAAGATATTGAATCTATGTACTTAGGTACGGAAGAACTAGCCGTTCGCATTGACAAAATGAACCCTCTGGCCCAAAAGAAGAGCGTCACTTTCAAAGATTTAGCCGGGTTGAGCTTCTTAGTAGTTCAAGATATTGGGCCATGGGTTCAAGTAATTGAAGATCATATTCCAGAAGTACAATTTTTATATCAAAAAGATTTGCCAGCTTTAGATGAATTAACACACTATTCCAATTTTCCAGTTTTTAGAACAAACCTAACATTAGCAACTGGTTATAAAGAAAGAGACGATGATAATCGAATTTTAGTACCTATTAAAGATGAAGATAATTATATTGAATTGTATGGTACTTATCTAAAAAATCAAAGATCGGTCATTCAACCTTTCTTGAAAGAATTAGCTAAGAATTGGCCTAAATAG